In Bdellovibrionota bacterium, one genomic interval encodes:
- the trxA gene encoding thioredoxin: MAKDGTVQAVTDQSFQTDVLNSDKPTLVDFWAEWCAPCRAIAPLVEELSNQYGEQVNFRKLNIDDNPSTPMQYGIRGIPTLILFKNGEVVDQVVGAVPRPQLETLVKKGL; encoded by the coding sequence ATGGCAAAAGACGGAACGGTGCAGGCGGTGACGGATCAAAGTTTCCAAACCGATGTCTTGAATTCGGATAAACCGACGCTGGTCGATTTTTGGGCCGAATGGTGCGCTCCTTGCCGCGCGATCGCTCCGCTCGTGGAAGAACTCTCGAATCAGTACGGTGAACAGGTGAATTTCCGGAAACTGAATATCGACGATAATCCTTCGACTCCGATGCAGTACGGAATACGCGGGATCCCCACGCTCATTTTGTTTAAAAACGGCGAAGTCGTGGACCAGGTCGTCGGAGCCGTCCCGCGACCGCAGCTGGAAACTCTCGTCAAGAAAGGACTGTAA
- a CDS encoding DUF4388 domain-containing protein, producing the protein MIRFRAQITNMSTQAQSVGSLQETPLVKLLQWIADNAFSGVLVLARDEVKKSFIFEQGKPVAARSNIMQETLGQILVREGRLTEAQLTKSLAMIKGREAVHQGEAFLQMGLIDRALLNESLHQQLLLRIHEVFLWADGRYGLIPSIPEDTAKIAVEENLLEISFRGLIRKYKGSKEPAAVDPNAKPMVVGGHNIDVAKLRLVGREMGFLRAITGVAAFKDILAKSRIEEPVAKAMLLAFRDLGMVRLSDQDSRDYDSTQRRFTVRTAEAPKASQPASASAAAKASNELAAEIAKRLEASAKQTYFELFGQGQKATTAEIKKAYFDLAKIFHPDRLPASTTKEDKKLAESLFAKLSEAHNVLSNDNSRKEYEATLQLQASGVDAQKANDIIQSEIEFQKGQILIKKGDFPAAIASLREAVKLYEKEPEYLVYLGWALYRQASKSRNAKEVQEGRALLEKGLKMNGQLVQGYFFLGMMAKSEGDLGRAKQLYQKVVDLQPKHQEANSELRLMNMRDTKQQSGGLKGIFRKRE; encoded by the coding sequence ATGATACGGTTCCGCGCCCAAATTACGAATATGTCGACGCAGGCCCAATCGGTTGGATCGCTTCAAGAAACTCCGCTCGTAAAGCTGCTCCAGTGGATCGCGGACAACGCTTTTTCGGGAGTCCTGGTCTTGGCCCGGGACGAGGTCAAAAAGTCTTTCATTTTTGAACAAGGCAAGCCGGTGGCGGCTCGGTCGAACATCATGCAAGAGACCTTGGGGCAGATTTTGGTCCGCGAGGGACGTTTGACGGAGGCGCAGCTGACAAAATCGCTCGCGATGATTAAGGGAAGGGAGGCTGTTCACCAGGGGGAGGCGTTTCTTCAGATGGGCTTGATCGATCGCGCCTTACTCAACGAATCTCTCCACCAGCAACTGTTGCTCCGAATTCACGAAGTCTTTCTGTGGGCCGACGGCCGTTACGGCCTGATTCCGTCCATCCCCGAAGACACGGCGAAAATCGCGGTCGAAGAGAATCTATTGGAGATTTCTTTCCGAGGCCTCATACGAAAATACAAAGGCTCCAAGGAACCCGCGGCGGTCGATCCGAACGCGAAGCCCATGGTGGTCGGCGGCCACAACATCGACGTAGCGAAGCTTCGATTGGTGGGAAGAGAAATGGGATTCTTACGCGCGATCACCGGCGTAGCGGCGTTCAAAGACATCTTGGCAAAATCCCGGATAGAAGAGCCGGTCGCAAAAGCGATGCTCTTAGCCTTTCGCGATCTTGGAATGGTCCGTTTAAGCGATCAAGACAGCCGGGACTACGATTCAACGCAGCGCCGGTTTACCGTCCGCACGGCCGAGGCTCCCAAAGCGTCGCAACCCGCCTCGGCAAGCGCCGCGGCGAAGGCGTCAAATGAACTCGCGGCCGAGATCGCCAAAAGATTAGAGGCCAGCGCAAAGCAGACGTACTTTGAATTATTCGGCCAGGGGCAAAAAGCCACGACGGCGGAGATCAAAAAAGCGTATTTCGACCTCGCCAAAATCTTCCATCCAGACCGCCTCCCCGCGTCCACCACGAAAGAGGACAAAAAGCTGGCCGAGTCGCTCTTCGCCAAGCTTTCGGAGGCGCATAACGTTCTCTCGAACGACAACTCCCGGAAGGAGTACGAGGCTACTTTGCAACTCCAGGCGAGCGGTGTGGACGCTCAGAAAGCGAACGACATCATCCAGTCCGAGATTGAATTCCAGAAGGGGCAGATCCTGATCAAGAAGGGCGACTTCCCAGCTGCGATCGCATCTCTGCGGGAAGCGGTCAAACTTTACGAAAAAGAGCCCGAGTACCTCGTTTACCTGGGATGGGCCCTCTATCGCCAGGCTTCGAAGTCGAGGAACGCGAAGGAAGTTCAAGAAGGAAGAGCGTTGCTGGAAAAGGGTCTGAAGATGAACGGCCAATTGGTTCAGGGCTATTTTTTTCTCGGAATGATGGCCAAGAGCGAAGGTGACCTCGGCCGGGCGAAACAGCTCTATCAGAAAGTGGTCGATTTGCAGCCGAAACATCAGGAGGCCAACTCCGAACTGCGGCTCATGAACATGAGGGACACCAAACAGCAGAGCGGGGGACTCAAAGGGATATTCCGAAAAAGGGAGTAG
- the ccsA gene encoding cytochrome c biogenesis protein CcsA has translation MLYAELFGIVFYALAAGLLFSGLLFRIRRFDRSALLALATGFILQTAALVWRAVQATGEGNLPLAGPSNAFALLAWALVVLALLVKLWLHLEAIAAFLLPVAIFCSAVSLFLPEKAVHATNAARGFLFPFHVAVLFVGMGSFCVAFLASLIYLIEKRELKAKKLGRIVAMLPPLESLDRLAVRSLVAGVFFLTLGIGTGIYLAHFVWAEDWVRDPKVLFSLVTWGWYLLLLAVRFSAGWKGGRFFALISIGFAFLVVTFLGVTFFFPTPPTQVLSGSHFFRGGGGSWT, from the coding sequence ATGTTGTACGCGGAGCTGTTCGGCATCGTTTTTTATGCCCTGGCTGCCGGTTTGCTGTTTTCCGGACTCTTGTTCCGCATCCGGAGATTCGACCGGTCGGCTTTGTTGGCTCTGGCAACAGGATTTATCCTTCAAACAGCGGCTTTGGTCTGGCGGGCCGTGCAGGCTACAGGGGAAGGAAACTTGCCCCTGGCCGGCCCGTCGAATGCCTTTGCGCTTTTGGCGTGGGCATTGGTGGTTCTCGCGCTCTTGGTGAAACTTTGGCTTCATCTGGAAGCGATCGCGGCGTTTCTTTTGCCCGTGGCGATCTTTTGTTCCGCCGTTTCGCTTTTTCTCCCGGAAAAAGCGGTGCATGCCACCAACGCCGCGCGGGGATTCCTGTTCCCGTTCCACGTGGCCGTGCTTTTCGTCGGCATGGGAAGTTTTTGCGTCGCCTTTCTCGCGTCGCTTATTTACCTGATCGAAAAACGGGAACTTAAGGCCAAGAAATTAGGTCGCATCGTGGCAATGCTGCCGCCTCTGGAAAGTTTGGATCGCCTGGCCGTCCGCTCCCTTGTCGCCGGGGTGTTCTTTTTAACGCTCGGAATCGGAACAGGCATCTACCTTGCTCATTTCGTCTGGGCCGAGGACTGGGTGCGCGACCCGAAAGTGCTCTTTTCTCTCGTGACCTGGGGGTGGTACCTGCTCCTGCTGGCCGTCCGATTTTCCGCAGGATGGAAGGGGGGACGATTTTTCGCGCTGATCTCCATCGGATTCGCCTTTCTGGTGGTGACTTTTTTAGGCGTGACGTTTTTCTTTCCGACGCCGCCGACACAGGTCTTGTCCGGTTCGCATTTTTTCCGAGGAGGCGGGGGCTCATGGACTTAG